A single Candidatus Chlamydia corallus DNA region contains:
- the recJ gene encoding single-stranded-DNA-specific exonuclease RecJ, whose protein sequence is MENLDNASAAGLCWTHPKQDSAFLGMIIKEFHLPPTVAQIFISRGFQTIEEIHQFLYNHLSSLYDPGLFLDMSKAVERLLLARDRKEHVMIYGDSDVDGITGVALLVEFLREIDVHVSYFFLGAILKQHGETSMLIAKLKEEQVSLLITVDCGITAGKEVSDITRQGIDVIITDHHMPTGKIPHCIATLNPKLRDHTYPNRELTGVGVAFKLARGVLNALTSRNLVSKSQGSLKKLLDLVTLGTITDVGVLLGENRVMVRYGIKEIARGARLGLNKLCVLSGVERSEVTSTDIVLKIAPKLNSLGRLDDPAKGVELLLTEDNERADALIAELDNINKERQRIEANVFQDVQEILNSNPEILKQAAIVLSSTAWHARVIPIISARLAKTYNKPVVIIAIQGGIGKGSARTIGSFPLLGVLKKCSSLLLSYGGHDFAAGVIMNENKVEDFKKKFIHLVHSSLKKGDALPRLDIDAYADFDVIDYDLLASMELFEPFGKGNPMPVFYSKVRQVRYPKVLPGNHLKLYLSQKDRNLEGVAFGMGDHVAALKARWHCLLEVVYTPRLSQTSAPGVIHLFVRDFRISSESNF, encoded by the coding sequence ATGGAAAATTTAGATAATGCTTCTGCAGCAGGCCTGTGCTGGACTCATCCCAAGCAAGATTCTGCGTTTCTTGGAATGATTATCAAAGAATTCCACCTTCCTCCCACAGTTGCTCAGATTTTTATCTCAAGAGGATTTCAAACGATCGAGGAAATTCATCAATTCTTATACAACCATCTCTCTAGTCTTTATGATCCTGGACTGTTCTTAGACATGTCTAAGGCTGTAGAACGTCTGCTGCTTGCCAGAGATCGTAAAGAACATGTCATGATTTATGGAGATAGTGACGTCGATGGAATCACAGGTGTGGCACTCCTTGTAGAATTTCTAAGAGAAATTGATGTCCACGTCAGCTACTTTTTTCTTGGTGCGATACTTAAGCAACACGGAGAGACCTCCATGCTCATTGCTAAGTTGAAAGAGGAACAAGTTTCACTTCTCATCACTGTAGATTGCGGAATTACTGCAGGGAAAGAGGTGAGTGACATTACAAGACAGGGTATTGACGTAATCATTACAGATCATCACATGCCGACAGGAAAAATTCCCCACTGCATAGCCACCCTAAATCCTAAATTACGAGACCATACCTACCCTAATCGAGAACTCACGGGTGTAGGCGTGGCTTTTAAGCTTGCCAGAGGAGTGTTGAATGCACTCACTTCTAGAAATCTTGTTTCCAAGAGTCAGGGTAGTTTGAAAAAATTACTTGATCTTGTGACATTGGGAACGATCACCGATGTCGGCGTTTTATTAGGAGAAAACCGTGTTATGGTGCGCTATGGGATCAAAGAAATTGCTAGAGGTGCTCGACTGGGATTGAATAAGCTCTGCGTATTGTCTGGAGTAGAGAGAAGTGAAGTCACCTCCACAGATATTGTGTTGAAGATCGCGCCGAAACTCAATAGCTTAGGGCGATTGGATGATCCTGCAAAAGGTGTGGAACTTCTACTTACCGAAGATAATGAACGCGCAGACGCTCTTATTGCAGAGCTTGATAATATAAATAAAGAAAGGCAAAGAATAGAAGCCAACGTGTTCCAAGATGTTCAAGAGATTTTAAATAGTAACCCTGAGATTTTAAAGCAGGCTGCTATCGTTCTCTCATCCACGGCATGGCATGCTCGTGTGATTCCAATTATCTCAGCACGTCTTGCTAAAACTTATAACAAACCTGTAGTAATCATCGCTATCCAAGGAGGAATAGGAAAGGGATCAGCAAGAACTATAGGATCGTTCCCTCTACTTGGAGTGTTAAAGAAGTGCTCCTCTCTTCTTCTATCTTATGGAGGTCACGACTTTGCAGCAGGCGTGATTATGAACGAAAATAAGGTCGAGGATTTTAAAAAGAAATTCATTCACCTGGTTCACTCTTCTCTTAAAAAAGGCGATGCACTTCCTCGTCTTGACATTGATGCCTATGCGGATTTTGATGTTATAGATTACGATCTCCTAGCTTCTATGGAGTTGTTTGAGCCGTTTGGGAAGGGGAACCCTATGCCCGTGTTCTATTCAAAAGTTCGCCAGGTACGTTACCCAAAAGTATTGCCTGGGAACCATCTTAAGCTCTATCTTAGCCAAAAGGACAGGAACCTTGAAGGTGTAGCCTTCGGTATGGGAGATCACGTTGCTGCATTGAAAGCACGCTGGCATTGTCTTCTTGAGGTTGTGTACACACCGCGCTTATCCCAAACTTCTGCACCAGGTGTCATTCACCTATTTGTGCGCGATTTTCGCATTTCCTCAGAATCTAATTTTTAA
- a CDS encoding CPn0927/CPn0928 family alpha/beta hydrolase fold protein — MSAAITREQYAAILDTHPKPSIQMFSSDRARTSWKQREAHPYLYRLLDIIWAVVKVILGLIFFIPLGLFWVINKICQNFILPSAGGWICKAICRDSDLLRQVYAARLFSPSFQDRVSSAQRIFLQYDDLFIDGLKICFPNAKPDRWMLISNGNSDCLEYRTVLLEGRDWILRVAEESQSNVLIFNYPGVMRSRGNITKENLVKSFQGCVRYLRDEPEGPRARQIITYGYSLGASIQAESLSREKTDGSDGIRWFVIKDRGARSLGAVAKQFIGHLGPWMANLTNWNINSEKKSRTLRCPELFIYGKDCEGKLIGDGLFEKHTCFAEPFLDHKNLRECVGKKIPIAQIGLRHDEELSDEVITAIAGHVQRHFEN, encoded by the coding sequence ATGTCAGCAGCTATTACAAGGGAGCAGTACGCAGCTATATTGGATACCCATCCTAAACCTTCCATCCAGATGTTCTCTTCAGATCGGGCGCGAACTTCTTGGAAACAAAGAGAAGCGCATCCCTATCTTTATCGTCTTCTTGATATCATATGGGCTGTTGTTAAAGTTATTCTGGGCTTGATCTTCTTTATCCCCCTCGGTCTTTTCTGGGTAATCAATAAGATATGTCAGAATTTTATTCTTCCCAGTGCGGGAGGCTGGATTTGTAAAGCCATATGCAGGGATTCTGATTTATTGCGACAAGTTTATGCCGCTCGTCTCTTCTCTCCCTCATTCCAAGATCGTGTCTCGTCTGCTCAAAGAATTTTCTTACAGTATGACGATCTCTTTATTGACGGATTAAAAATATGCTTCCCCAATGCTAAACCTGATCGATGGATGCTAATCTCTAACGGAAATTCCGACTGCTTAGAATATAGAACCGTGTTGCTCGAGGGCAGGGACTGGATTTTACGTGTTGCTGAAGAGTCTCAATCCAATGTTCTGATCTTCAACTATCCAGGAGTGATGAGGAGTCGAGGGAATATAACAAAAGAAAATCTCGTAAAATCTTTTCAAGGATGTGTACGCTATCTTAGAGATGAACCCGAAGGACCTCGGGCGCGTCAAATTATTACCTATGGCTACTCTTTAGGGGCAAGTATTCAAGCGGAATCCCTAAGTAGGGAAAAGACGGATGGCAGTGATGGTATCCGTTGGTTTGTCATTAAAGATCGTGGGGCCCGCTCTCTAGGAGCAGTTGCTAAGCAGTTTATTGGGCATCTAGGACCTTGGATGGCGAATCTTACCAATTGGAATATTAATTCTGAAAAGAAAAGCAGAACCTTGCGTTGTCCAGAGCTCTTTATTTATGGCAAGGATTGCGAAGGTAAGCTCATTGGTGACGGACTATTCGAAAAACATACCTGCTTTGCAGAACCTTTCTTAGATCATAAAAACTTGAGAGAGTGTGTAGGAAAGAAAATCCCTATAGCTCAAATCGGTTTAAGACATGATGAAGAGCTCTCTGATGAAGTCATTACAGCGATCGCAGGGCATGTCCAGAGACATTTCGAGAACTAG
- a CDS encoding helix-turn-helix domain-containing protein: MACEQHEGCYELEEQEEVENIKDSDTTWVSITQAAKLHNVTRQAIYVAIKQKKLRASKETRWEIDIKDLEEYKRNRYSRKKSLYQGELVFDNGKGCYSINQVAQILGIPVQKVYYATRTGTIRGERKGAAWVIHVSEIERYKNEYLSRQAAKKLKGAEPAEHQAPNFEPPTDISPELH; this comes from the coding sequence ATGGCGTGCGAACAACATGAGGGGTGCTACGAACTAGAAGAACAAGAAGAAGTTGAGAATATCAAAGACTCAGATACAACATGGGTTTCGATAACTCAAGCTGCTAAATTACATAACGTTACTAGGCAAGCGATTTATGTGGCAATTAAGCAGAAAAAACTTAGAGCTTCTAAAGAAACGCGCTGGGAAATAGATATTAAAGATCTAGAAGAGTACAAACGTAATCGTTACTCTCGAAAAAAATCTCTTTATCAAGGAGAGCTTGTTTTCGATAACGGTAAGGGATGTTACTCTATAAATCAAGTGGCACAGATTCTAGGAATACCTGTCCAGAAAGTGTACTACGCAACTCGTACGGGAACAATACGAGGAGAGCGTAAGGGAGCCGCTTGGGTGATTCATGTATCCGAGATTGAAAGGTATAAAAACGAGTATCTAAGTAGGCAAGCAGCTAAAAAATTAAAAGGAGCTGAACCAGCTGAACACCAAGCTCCAAATTTTGAACCTCCTACCGATATTTCTCCTGAACTTCACTAA
- the gltX gene encoding glutamate--tRNA ligase has translation MNWENVRVRVAPSPTGDPHVGTAYMALFNEIFAKRFKGKMILRIEDTDRTRSREDYEQNIFSALRWCGIQWDEGPDVGGPYGPYRQSERTKIYQGYVDALLKTDCVYKCFANPQELAEMRAVASTLGYRGGYDRRYRYLSPEEVASKEAAGQPYTIRLKVPLSGECVFEDYSKGRVVFPWADVDDQILVKSDGFPTYHFANVIDDHLMGITHVLRGEEWLSSTPKHLLLYEAFGWEPPVFLHMPLLLNPDGTKLSKRKNPTSIFYYRDSGYIKEAFVNFLTLMGYSMEGDEEIYSLERIVENFNPRRIGKSGAVFDIQKLDWMNKYYLNHEDSPEGLLKELKDWLLNDEFFLKILPLCQSRITTLAEFVNLTSFFFSGLPKYRLEELLPPVLSPEKASLLLYSYVKYLEKGDQWTKDTCYLGSKWLAQAFNVHHKKAIIPLLYVAITGEKQGLPLFDSIEILGKPRARARLVHAEKLLGGVPKKLANAVDKFIQREDFQEAVFDF, from the coding sequence ATGAATTGGGAAAATGTCCGTGTTAGGGTAGCTCCTTCTCCTACAGGAGATCCTCATGTAGGTACTGCCTACATGGCTCTGTTTAACGAAATCTTTGCAAAACGATTTAAAGGGAAAATGATTCTCCGTATCGAAGATACGGATAGAACACGTAGTCGCGAAGATTATGAACAAAATATTTTCTCAGCTCTTCGTTGGTGTGGGATCCAGTGGGACGAAGGCCCTGATGTAGGCGGTCCTTACGGCCCCTATCGTCAGTCAGAACGCACGAAAATCTATCAAGGGTATGTAGACGCTCTTTTAAAAACAGATTGCGTTTACAAGTGCTTTGCAAATCCTCAAGAACTTGCTGAAATGCGTGCGGTTGCAAGTACTCTCGGTTATCGTGGTGGCTACGATCGCAGGTACCGGTACCTCTCTCCAGAGGAGGTCGCTTCAAAAGAAGCCGCAGGCCAGCCTTACACTATACGTCTGAAAGTTCCTTTATCAGGGGAGTGTGTTTTTGAAGATTATAGTAAGGGAAGGGTCGTTTTCCCCTGGGCAGATGTTGATGATCAGATTTTAGTAAAATCAGACGGATTTCCAACCTACCATTTTGCTAATGTGATTGACGATCACCTCATGGGAATCACTCATGTTTTAAGAGGAGAAGAATGGCTAAGTTCTACTCCTAAGCATCTCCTACTCTACGAAGCTTTTGGCTGGGAGCCTCCCGTATTTCTCCATATGCCCCTTCTTCTTAACCCCGATGGAACGAAGCTTTCAAAAAGAAAAAATCCCACCTCTATTTTCTATTACCGTGACTCGGGCTATATCAAAGAAGCCTTTGTTAACTTTCTCACCCTCATGGGTTATAGCATGGAAGGGGATGAAGAAATCTACTCTCTCGAGCGGATCGTAGAAAATTTTAATCCCCGACGTATTGGCAAATCTGGAGCCGTTTTTGATATTCAAAAGCTTGATTGGATGAATAAGTATTACCTCAACCATGAGGACTCTCCAGAAGGCTTGTTAAAAGAACTTAAGGATTGGCTGCTTAACGATGAATTTTTCTTAAAAATTCTTCCCCTATGTCAATCTCGGATTACAACTCTAGCGGAGTTTGTGAACCTGACTTCTTTCTTTTTCTCAGGATTGCCAAAATACCGTCTTGAAGAACTTCTTCCACCAGTTCTCTCTCCAGAGAAAGCGAGTCTCCTTCTCTACAGCTACGTAAAGTATCTTGAGAAAGGCGATCAATGGACAAAAGATACCTGCTACCTTGGTTCTAAGTGGCTGGCCCAAGCATTTAATGTCCACCATAAAAAAGCGATCATTCCATTGCTTTATGTTGCAATTACTGGCGAAAAACAAGGACTCCCTCTCTTTGACTCTATAGAAATTTTAGGGAAACCTCGAGCAAGAGCGCGTCTTGTGCATGCCGAAAAGCTTTTAGGCGGTGTTCCGAAGAAACTCGCTAATGCTGTGGATAAATTCATACAAAGAGAAGATTTCCAAGAAGCTGTTTTTGATTTCTAA